A single window of Culicoides brevitarsis isolate CSIRO-B50_1 chromosome 3, AGI_CSIRO_Cbre_v1, whole genome shotgun sequence DNA harbors:
- the LOC134835947 gene encoding ankyrin-3-like isoform X1 — protein MALEENQQQQQQQQTEQQTAIETTAETTNNIGNGTNGVQKPVKNVEKQADTNTSFLRAARGGELGKLVEFLETGQILDINTSNANGLNALHLAAKDGHIEIVRELLNRGAKVDNATKKGNTALHISSLAGKLDVIQLLVQHGASVNVQSQNGFTPLYMAAQENHDECVKYLLAKGANPALATEDGFTPLAVAMQQGHDKVVAVLLESDAKGKVRLPALHIAAKKDDAKAAALLLENDHNPDISSKSGFTPLHISAHYGNVDVANLLIEKGADVNFTAKHNITPLHVACKWGKTNMVNLLIPKGAKIDAVTRDGLTPLHCAARSGHEEVVDILLKHDAPIWSKTKNGLTALHMAAQGEHVEAARILLHHNNVDEVTVDYLTALHVAAHCGHVKVAKLLLDRNADANARALNGFTPLHIACKKNRIKVVELLLKHGASISATTESGLTPLHVASFMGCMNIVIYLLQHEASPDVPTVRGETPLHLAARANQTDIIRILLRNGAQVDARAREQQTPLHIASRLGNIDIVMLLLQHGAQVDATTKDQYTALHIAAKEGQDEVVATLLENGAQIDAQTKKKFTPLHLAAKYGHINVVRQLLEKNAPVDAQGKNNVTPLHVASHYDHQNVALLLLEKGADAHAVAKNGHSPLHISAKKNQMDIANILLEHGANPNAESKSGFTPLHLSSKEGHAEMTSLLLEKQANPNHAAKNGLTPMHLCAEEDRVAVAQILYDNGAKVNPVTKSGFTPLHVAAHFGQVEMVRFLVEHDADIEMNTNVGYTPLHQAAQQGHTLIINLLLKHRANPNAVANNGQTPLSLANKLGYITIVETLKVVTETNVTSTSTGTVEEKYKVIAPEGMHETFMSDSEDEGGADEPNVNETMNVVFSNAQTPPHQLPFYQNQMRYTRGEDPSLSDHQQYNYMSGDESKHLQDDHYQMDVTGDEKMVERILSDAEKYNYMEKSRMSRDSTPNPLDISVTDNCQIVRNPIHAGFLVSFLVDARGGAMRGCRHSGVRVIVPPKSAAQPTRITCRYVKPQRISNPPPLMEGEALVSRILQLSPAAAKFLGPVIIEVPHFASLREKEREIIILRSDNGDTWREHTLYDSEEAIQDVLNESFKSESLNLIEDLHTSRITRIVTNDFPNFFAIVSRIRQEVHAIGPDGGTVSATAVPQVQAIFPPNALTKKIRVGLQAQPIDPNVTAKLLGRSVAVSPVVTVEPRRRKFHKAITLSMPAPRAYNQGMINQYSGNAPTLRLLCSITGGQNRAVWEDVTGSTPLTFVKDCVSFTTTVSARFWLMDCRNISDATKMASELYSHMAHVPFMAKFVIFAKRVDPQEAQVRVFCMTDDKEDKTLEQQEHFTEVAKSRDIEVCEGRNIYLEFAGNIVQVLKSGEQLNMKFSAFKENRLAFNVRLRETDDGIGRIVFMNEPKVAKGEPAQTPLCTLNFQVPEKIIGSESHSEVDISGSYNQKYNMPSFLLQKQQEEILKADIRISDISILLNNDWEKLAHELQVSNEDIALIKEEYPQDEKQQASVLLRLWLRQGGPKATGNELALALNKIQRNDIVEQCMKDVQIVTDDYEKQKAQKQLEHAQVHAPAIVEEKLKREIVIENNHVNGGSESHDLPEEIIEKVKEEVTKVAPPSKSAPQVETPPPTPAAEDEVHEQIIEKIVVETHSEPTVTIVEKTEVITHPDNAELEKLDGSNKKKQKKNDLNQRFINEEKLSKIPVATNNSSVVTTTTKKVKTIKKHSKARKNLNVQDVVQPRPTVGDIEWGEEKRDTERECEDIDDDNDAEEDEQEIDPNEVIKEISTLALEDVHQLSSLDQSDPIVLISSGDDDYSGDIDEFILIEAPNSYTQARQLQREQREAAAAAHENKTISTTTTRAFDAEGRETVTIRREEHGPDGEVIITEETHDSNDYPPPSNVTFSGSDTDEQLSPVDEVHESHVKTTHRGKTFGSSSGSDVALHEPGAADSSEDETGAKNIQTPEIVVDECEELIEDNDDILVSEQPVTTTETDTNVEEIVNEDGSTTIVKTTTITTNTVVTTTSTDENEPEKLLY, from the exons ATGGCTTTGGAGgaaaatcaacaacaacaacagcagcagcaaaccGAACAACAAACGGCGATCGAAACGACGGCCGAAACGACGAATAACATTGGAAATGGCACAAATGGTGTCCAAAAGCCAGTGAAAAATGTAGAGAAACAG GCCGACACAAACACATCCTTCTTAAGGGCTGCACGTGGCGGAGAACTTGGAAAACTCGTAGAATTCCTAGAAACAGGTCAAATACTTGATATTAATACAAGCAATGCT AATGGCCTTAACGCTCTGCACTTGGCTGCGAAAGACGGTCACATCGAGATCGTGCGCGAACTGCTGAATCGCGGCGCCAAAGTCGACAATGCCACAAAGAAGGGCAACACAGCGTTACATATCTCCTCGCTCGCCGGCAAACTCGACGTTATCCAGTTGCTTGTGCAGCACGGTGCCTCCGTGAACGTGCAATCGCAAAACGGCTTTACGCCGCTCTACATGGCAGCGCAGGAAAATCACGACGAATGTGTCAAATATCTGCTGGCAAAGGGAGCGAATCCCGCACTCGCGACAGAAGACGGTTTCACGCCACTCGCAGTCGCCATGCAACAGGGACACGACAAAGTCGTTGCCGTACTCTTGGAGAGCGATGCCAAAGGCAAGGTACGTTTGCCCGCGTTGCATATCGCCGCCAAAAAGGACGATGCCAAAGCAGCTGCTCTCTTACTCGAAAACGACCACAATCCCGATATCAGTTCTAAGTCAGGCTTCACGCCATTGCACATCTCGGCGCACTACGGAAACGTCGATGTCGCGAATTTGCTTATTGAAAAGGGTGCCGATGTCAATTTCACCGCCAAGCACAACATTACGCCGCTGCATGTCGCTTGCAAATGGGGCAAAACCAACATGGTAAACTTGCTGATACCGAAGGGCGCGAAAATCGATGCCGTTACGCGTGACGGTCTCACTCCGTTGCATTGCGCCGCTCGTTCGGGCCACGAAGAAGTCGTCGATATCCTCTTGAAACACGATGCCCCGATCTGGTCCAAGACCAAAAACGGCTTGACAGCTTTGCACATGGCGGCACAAGGTGAACACGTTGAAGCGGCACGCATTTTGTTGCACCACAACAACGTCGACGAAGTAACTGTCGATTATTTGACGGCGCTGCACGTTGCCGCCCATTGTGGTCACGTCAAGGTCGCAAAATTGCTTCTCGATCGGAATGCGGATGCCAATGCACGTGCCCTAAACGGTTTCACGCCTCTCCATATTGCATGCAAGAAAAATCGCATTAAGGTAGTCGAGTTGCTGTTGAAACACGGTGCTAGCATAAGTGCCACTACGGAATCGGGATTGACACCTTTGCATGTCGCCTCGTTCATGGGTTGCATGAACATCGTTATTTACTTGTTGCAGCACGAAGCGAGTCCCGATGTCCCGACGGTGCGTGGCGAAACACCACTTCATTTGGCCGCAAGAGCCAATCAAACCGACATCATCCGGATTTTATTGCGTAACGGGGCTCAAGTTGACGCTCGTGCCAGAGAACAACAAACTCCCCTTCATATTGCATCGCGTTTGGGCAACATTGATATCGTAATGTTGCTCTTGCAGCATGGCGCTCAAGTAGATGCCACAACAAAAGATCAATACACCGCATTACATATCGCCGCAAAGGAGGGTCAAGACGAAGTTGTTGCCACCTTGTTGGAAAATGGCGCCCAAATTGATGCGCAAACCAAGAAAAAGTTCACGCCGTTGCATTTGGCTGCCAAATACGGTCACATCAATGTCGTGCGTCAacttttggagaaaaatgcCCCTGTCGATGCGCAAGGCAAGAATAACGTGACACCGCTTCATGTCGCCTCGCACTACGACCATCAAAATGTCGCTCTTCTATTGCTGGAAAAGGGAGCTGATGCACATGCAGTTGCCAAAAATGGTCACAGTCCGCTTCATATTTCCGCCAAAAAGAATCAAATGGATATCGCCAACATTTTGCTCGAGCATGGCGCCAATCCAAATGCCGAAAGCAAATCGGGCTTCACGCCACTTCATTTGAGCTCCAAGGAAGGACATGCGGAAATGACGTCGTTATTGCTGGAAAAACAAGCAAATCCAAATCACGCCGCCAAAAATGGTCTGACTCCGATGCATTTATGTGCCGAGGAAGATCGTGTCGCGGTCGCGCAAATTTTATACGATAATGGAGCAAAAGTGAATCCTGTCACAAAGAGCGGTTTTACGCCACTTCATGTCGCTGCACACTTTGGACAAGTCGAGATGGTGCGTTTCTTGGTAGAACACGATGCAGATATTGAAATGAACACCAATGTGGGTTACACTCCGTTGCATCAAGCCGCTCAACAAGGACATACGTTGATTATTAATTTGCTGTTGAAACATCGCGCTAATCCGAATGCCGTTGccaat aaCGGACAAACCCCATTAAGCTTGGCAAACAAATTGGGCTACATCACCATCGTGGAAACATTGAAAGTCGTCACCGAAACCAATGTGACAAGCACCAGCACCGGAACTGTCGAGGAAAAATACAAAGTTATCGCTCCCGAAGGCATGCATGAAACTTTCATGTCAGATTCTGAAGatgaag gaggTGCAGATGAACCGAATGTTAATGAAACAATGAATGTTGTATTTAGTAATGCACAAACGCCACCACATCAATTGCCATTTTACCAAAATCAAATGCGATATACTC GTGGCGAGGATCCAAGTTTGTCCGATCACCAGCAATACAATTACATGTCGGGAGACGAGAGCAAGCACTTGCAAGATGACCATTACCAAATGGATGTAACTGGCGACGAGAAAATGGTGGAAAGAATTTTATcgg ACGCCGAAAAATACAACTACATGGAAAAATCTCGCATGAGCCGAGACTCGACGCCAAATCCCTTGGACATTTCCGTGACTGACAATTGTCAGATCGTAAGAAATCCCATTCATGCTgg CTTTTTGGTTTCCTTTTTGGTGGATGCTCGCGGAGGCGCGATGCGTGGTTGTCGTCACAGCGGTGTGCGTGTAATTGTGCCACCGAAATCGGCAGCCCAGCCAACTCGAATCACGTGTCGCTACGTAAAGCCACAGCGCATCTCTAACCCGCCTCCTTTGATGGAGGGCGAGGCATTAGTGAGTCGCATTCTGCAATTGTCGCCAGCTGCCGCCAAATTCTTGGGCCCCGTCATCATCGAAGTCCCGCACTTTGCCTCGCTCCGTGAGAAGGAACGTGAAATCATCATTTTGCGGTCCGACAATGGAGACACATGGCGCGAACACACGCTCTACGACAGCGAGGAGGCGATCCAGGACGTCTTGAACGAGAGTTTCAAGAGCGAATCGTTGAACTTGATCGAAGACTTGCACACGAGTCGCATCACACGTATCGTTACAAATGATTTCCCCAATTTCTTTGCGATTGTGTCGAGAATTCGGCAGGAAGTGCACGCCATTGGGCCTGATGGCGGAACCGTGTCGGCAACGGCAGTTCCGCAGGTCCAGGCGATCTTCCCGCCGAATGCGTTGACAAAGAAAATTCGTGTTGGTCTGCAAGCACAACCGATCGATCCGAATGTCACAGCTAAACTTTTGGGAAGATCTGTGGCGGTATCGCCTGTCGTCACTGTCGAGCCGCGTCGTCGCAAGTTCCACAAGGCAATCACCTTGAGTATGCCGGCGCCACGTGCCTACAATCAAGGCATGATTAACCAATATTCTGGCAATGCACCCACTTTGAGATTACTCTGTTCCATCACGGGCGGTCAAAATCGCGCGGTCTGGGAAGACGTCACCGGAAGCACTCCTTTGACCTTCGTCAAAGATTGCGTTTCGTTCACGACGACAGTTTCCGCTCGTTTCTGGCTCATGGATTGTCGCAACATCTCAGATGCCACCAAAATGGCCTCGGAGCTCTACTCGCACATGGCTCACGTCCCCTTCATGGCGAAATTCGTCATCTTTGCCAAACGCGTGGACCCACAAGAAGCCCAGGTGCGCGTCTTCTGCATGACCGACGACAAAGAAGACAAAACACTCGAACAGCAAGAACACTTTACCGAAGTTGCCAAATCGCGCGACATCGAAGTGTGCGAAGGACGCAACATTTACCTGGAATTTGCCGGCAACATTGTGCAAGTCCTCAAGTCGGGCGAGCAACTCAACATGAAGTTCAGCGCCTTCAAGGAGAACCGACTCGCCTTCAATGTGCGTTTGCGTGAAACGGACGACGGCATCGGTCGCATTGTTTTCATGAACGAACCAAAGGTTGCCAAAGGAGAGCCCGCACAAACGCCGCTCTGCACTCTCAACTTCCAAGTACCCGAAAAGATCATTGGAAGTGAGTCGCATTCCGAAGTCGATATCAGCGGATCCTACAATCAAAAGTACAATATGCCAAGTTTCCTGTTGCAAAAGCAGCAAGAGGAGATCTTGAAGGCGGACATTCGTATCTCGGACATTTCGATTCTCTTGAATAACGATTGGGAGAAACTGGCGCACGAGTTGCAAGTGTCGAACGAAGATATCGCCCTCATTAAGGAGGAATATCCGCAAGACGAGAAACAACAAGCTTCTGTGTTACTGCGATTGTGGCTGCGACAAGGCGGTCCAAAGGCAACTGGCAATGAACTCGCATTGGCATTAAACAAAATCCAGCGTAACGACATCGTTGAGCAATGCATGAAAGATGTCCAAATTGTCACGGATGACTACGAAAAGCAAAAGGCACAAAAACAACTTGAACACGCACAAGTTCATGCACCCGCAATTGTCGAGGAAAAACTGAAACGCGAAATTGTCATTGAAAACAATCACGTTAACGGGGGATCAGAGTCTCATGATTTACCAGaag aaatcatCGAAAAAGTCAAGGAAGAAGTAACAAAAGTAGCTCCCCCATCAAAATCTGCACCACAAGTAGAAACACCACCACCCACTCCCGCAGCTGAAGATGAAGTCCATGAacaaatcattgaaaaaatcgtCGTAGAAACGCACTCTGAGCCAACTGTGACAATTGTGGAAAAAACTGAAGTCATCACCCATCCCGataacg ctgAATTAGAAAAGCTTGACGGCAGTAAcaagaagaagcaaaaaaagaacgaCTTGAATCAGAGATTtataaatgaggaaaaattgagtaaaatccCCGTTGCCACAAATAATTCGTCAGtagtgacgacgacgacgaaaaaagtcAAGACAATCAAGAAACATTCGAAAGCACGAAAAAACTTGAATGTTCAAGATGTCGTTCAACCACGTCCCACTGTAGGTGACATCGAGTGGGGCGAGGAGAAACGCGACACGGAACGCGAATGCGAGGACATcgatgacgacaacgacgccGAGGAAGACGAGCAAGAAATCGATCCGAACGAAGTAATCAAAGAAATTTCCACATTGGCCTTAGAAGACGTCCATCAGTTGTCGTCTCTCGATCAGTCGGACCCGATTGTGCTGATATCGTCGGGCGACGACGACTACAGCGGCGACATTGACGAATTCATTCTCATTGAGGCGCCCAACAGCTATACGCAAGCGCGTCAGTTGCAACGTGAGCAACGCGAGGCGGCCGCTGCGGCGCACGAAAACAAGACAATaagtacgacgacgacgcgtgCCTTTGATGCGGAGGGCCGCGAAACGGTGACAATAAGACGCGAGGAGCACGGACCCGATGGCGAGGTGATCATTACGGAAGAAACGCACGACTCGAATGATTATCCGCCGCCGAGTAACGTCACCTTTAGCGGGTCCGACACAGATGAACAACTCTCGCCCGTTGACGAAGTCCACGAATCGCACGTCAAGACGACGCACCGAGGTAAAACATTTGGGTCATCCAGCGGATCGGACGTTGCTTTGCATGAACCTGGCGCCGCCGACAGTAGCGAGGATGAAACAG gtgcaaaaaatattcaaacgcCAGAAATTGTAGTGGACGAATGCGAAGAATTAATAGAAGATA ATGACGATATTTTAGTCAGTGAACAACCGGTCACAACGACAGAAACTGACACAAATGTTGAGGAGATAGTTAACGAAGATGG AAGCACAACAATCGTTAAAACGACCACAATCACAACAAATACCGTGGTGACGACTACATCAACTGACGAGAACGAGCCCGAAAAGTTactttattaa